In Mixophyes fleayi isolate aMixFle1 chromosome 3, aMixFle1.hap1, whole genome shotgun sequence, the genomic stretch CCTGTCATGCCGCACGCTCCCCCGGACTCACTCTCGTAGAACCAGTCACTCTGTTCATCATCACCTGGGAAGAGAACCCGCAAGGGGAAAACATTATTAAGTTGTGTTTATTTTCTCCAACACAATCAGTGAAACAATGTATCATACATATGTACAGACTTGGCTCTTATCAATAgggcatttattttattattattgttttaagaCTTATGGTTACAGGGGTATGTCACCTTTGGCTCTACAGCTGCTGTGGGGCccgcaagtcccagcatgctctgcggcccgcaagtcccagcatgctctgcggcccgcaagtcccagcatgctctgcggcccgcaagtcccagcatgctctgcggcccgcaagtcccagcatgctctgcggcccgcaagtcccagcatgctctgcggcccgcaagtcccagcatgctctgcggcccgcaagtcccagcatgctctgcggcccgcaagtcccagcatgctctgcggcccgcaagtcccagcatgctctgcggcccgcaagtcccagcatgctctgcggcccgcaagtcccagcatgctctgcggcccacaagtcccagcatgctctgcggcccacaagtcccagcatgctctgcggcccacaagtcccagcatgctctgcaagCCATTGGTTGCCTAAGCCTGCTCTAACCACATACAACCAACTTTATTGTACATTTCAGCTGTGAATGCAGACAGATTCTTCATATACCAGGCACATTCTGTCCAGTGGAAAGATATACAGACAACAGAACAGACTACTCCTGAATGGCACATAACCCGTTATATAGTATCAGTCATGTATCAGCATTAGGTAGTTACAGATGGAGCGGAATGTATTGTACTAAGGTTATGTAGTATCAGTCACGTATCAGCATTAGGTAGTTACAGATGGAGCGGAATGTATTGTACTAAGGTTATGTAGTATCAGTCACGTATCAGCATTAGGTAGTTACAGATGGAGCATAATGTATTGTACTAATGTTATGTAGTATCAGTAACGTATCAGCATTAGGTAGTTACAGATGGAGCAGAATGTATTGTGCTAAGGTTATGTAGTATCAGTCATGTATCAGCATTAGGTAGTTACAGATGGAGCGGAATGTATTGTACTAAGGTTATGTAGTATCAGTCATGTATCAGCATTAGGTAGTTACATATTGAGCGGAATGTATTGTACTAAGGTTATGTAGTATCAGTCATGTATCAGCATTAGGTAGTTACAGATGGAGCGGAATGTATTGTACTAAGGTTATGTAGTATCAGTCATGTATCAGCATTAGGTAGTTACAGATGGAGCGGAATGTATTGTACTAATGTTATGTAGTATCAGTCATGTATCAGCATTAGGTAGTTTCAGATGGAGCAGAATGTATTGTATTAAGCGGCACAGGCAACCCTAACAACGGTGCACAATTTTCTGCATTCAATTTTCAATCTGAATAAAACTGCGGCCTTGTTTTCTATGGCAGGTTTGTCCTTCCAGTCCTGAACAAGTATAATTTATAACCGCCAGTCTGCTTAAGTTTCTCTTATAAGAAAATTGTCTGACCCCTTGTTCAGCAGGCCAGATATTGTATATTGAACAGAGATGCCACAAACACAAATGTTGGGTGAGGTCTCACATCTCCTGGGCgagtataaaataaaatcccaAAGCCTTAATCTCTCCCATCTTTGAGAGAAGGGGTTAATCGGACCTTGCCTGGCGAAGCACACGCACCACATTTATACAGCGGAAATGTTTTCAAAGGCCTCACAAGTGACCCTCGATCTCACACAGGTGGACATGATCACTGCAGAGAAGCAACACAATGCCCAGAGTAACCTTAATGCACAGTGAGCAGCTCACAAAAATAACTAAAGTTCCTTATAAGGGACACATATCTACATCTAATAGTGATTCATGGACTATTATTTCCTAggactattcttaattttcaaaaTCTTCGCATTTGTCCACCAGGGGCTGCCAAGATGACTTTACCCAAAGTGTGCGGTACTGTGACCTATACCGCGAGAGAAAACAACATTCTAGAACACTGAAAATGTGATTAACCCAAATCAGTGATCTGGGATGCGAGACAGACTTTAACAGAAACGTGGAAACTTACAGCAAAATGCATACGAGTTCTGCAGGAAAGGTGCAACAGGACAGTTTTCTTTCATTTAGAGGTGCAAAACATGCACTAAACCATAAGcgaccaatcagacacttgctttcagtCAATCTAgtactagacagataaaagctaatttccGATTGGTTGCTGTGTTTCAGTGCATAATTTGCACCTATAcgcaatgttagtaaatgggcACTATAGTGTTGCCCACATATATTCATGAAGAGGGCATAGTGCCTATTATGGAGAATGTCAGGAAACGGTGCAATTTCTGTATTGCAACTCATCCCTGGCAACTAAATCTGTCTAACCACCTCTGAGGCCGGCCACACAAGCTATGATCCCGCCATATGGCCAGGCCCGAGCACCACGATCAAAGTCCAGTTTGGCATCACATGTAAGTTATCAAATGTATCGTTACTCTACAACCAGGTTTATCAACATGTCCCATAACGATGTGATAGATTTCAATCAGATTACTATCAGGCATGGACGTCGTTCTGGGAGCACACATGCTGCGTTACTGCCCAATATCCCTGCAGATTATTGCAGTCAATAATTACAATGGTCTCCAACAAAATGACATCAGGGGGTGCCACTAAcgcaatgttagtaaatgggcACTATAGGGTTGCCCACATATATTCATGAAGAGGGCATAGAGTCTATTATGGAGAATGTCAGGAAACGGAATGCCACAATAAAACCTCTGTGGGTTCCATACGGCCCACGAGCCACCAACTAAATGACTAGTCTCTACAAaatacttaatatttttttttttaaaggttcagCCTTGAATTAACCTCACTTTCCAAGTGCTCTCTCCAAATGCCACGGCAGCTCGTGGAGCAGGCAGACTCTCTAATCACAGGCAACTGCTTCATTACTCTGCCAGATAATCATATGTACAGTTAAATTATGTAAACAATGATTTGCTCAAATAAGAATCATTAAAAAAGTATACTATTATCGCATTAGACCCGAGAATTACACTCCTGTCACAGCACAGGAAATGTGCAATATTTGGTCTTCTCCGACAGTATTAATTAGGAGGCGTAAAATGTTTCACTAATTAGCACGTTTCAATTAGACTTAATTCGGCAAGCGGAGTATAAATTTTTCAGTACCTTGGCGTCCCTCGTCGTTCGTAAACAAACCCGCATCGCTGCTGCTAATACTGCTGGATTCACTGGGAAAGGcacaaaataaagaaagaaaaagattAATCATATGAgcgaaaagtatatatatatattttaaatgtccaAAAAAAATAAGAGAGAGAGAAACCAAGATTGTTTGTAATCAGGCTGCCAATGCCACGGTTTTATGAACAACTGAGCATATTATTTTTGGCACATAAAACCTGGAGAATCTAATGGGACACTGAGAGGGAGCCAGATGCGCCTGCATGGAGGTGCTGACACAATTGATGTATTTTATTATCTGCCTCCATCAAACGTTTGCTGCTCCTTTCCAGCAGCCGAGCCCATTCAGTCTGATCCCAGCACACAGCGGCTCGGGAAAGGAGCAATCTTGTCTAGGAAGCCGTTAGAGACCTTTCTCTTGCATATAAAGCACAGAGCCCTGAAGAAAAGGATGATTGTTGGCAAAGCCTTGGAACTAGTCAGCAGCAGCACAGATCAGCAAGTACACAAGGTTATCAGGACTACTTTAACAGTAGCACTGTAGACTAACAGGactatgtgcatttttttctgcGATGGTGCatgtaatatttgttttgttttaaaaacaatcaccTTAATTCCTCCCTACTGCATTTAACAGCATGTACAATAATGATACAATCGATTTTGTGTTATTATCAGACAGTCCGCATTAATTAATGGCCTTTGAGATTTGAGATTTGAGATTTTTACTTCTATGAACCATGCGTCTTTTAGACCACAGCAGACACAAGACGCTGCGCAAAGATAGTTCTCaaacaaaacatgaaaatgtGGCCTCTGCGATTTTTTTATATCATTCGTGAATCTTGTGATCCTACCAAGTTTACATGAAGTTTAAGTACTGTATCTGAAGACATGCGGTGTATGTGGCTCATACATGATCACCGTCGGATTCAATGTAGACTAAAAACATACAGGAGcagtgtacataaaataaatacgtGTTAGCCCAGGACAGTAAAAGCCGGGTATTCGGGAACCTAAACTTTAAAGCTGGCACAAAATTTTATGGTGCAATTTCTGTATTGCAACTCATCCCTGGCAACTAAATCTGTCTAACCACCTCTGAGGCCGGCCACACAAGCAATGATCCCGCCATATGGCCAGGCCCGAGCATCACGAGCAAAGTCCAGTTTGGCATCACATGTAAGTTATCAAATGTATCGTTACTCTACAACCAGGTTTATCAACATGTCCCATAGCGATGTGATAGATTTCAATCAGATTACTATCAGGCATGGACGTCGTTCTGGAAGCACACATGCTGCGTTACTGCCCAATATCACTGCAGATTATTGCAGTCTATGCAGTCAATAATTACAATGGTCTCCAACAAAATGACatcagggggtagatttatcaaatcttctaaaaaggaaaagtggagatgttgcccatagcaaccaatcagattctagttatttatctagtacattctagagaatgatagctagcatctgattggttgctatgggcaacacctcaacttttatAATACTAGACTGGACTGCCTTTACTTCACTCCTCCCATCGAGCAGCACCACCATTGTTCTCTGCAAACTTGTGCGCTCTGGGGAAAATCTAGGGGCAGCATATCACCAAACAAGATTTTGTGCCTCACCTTTGTAAATGAGACCCACTTTTGGAGAAGGCTCAATAACGTAATAAAACTCATCCTCTAATGCAGTATGTGCTACTTATGTCCACTGCAGTTTCACCCCAATATGCGCATACTCACGTTTGCATAGTGCCATCACTGTACGTTTGTGCCATTAGTACAGACAACATATCCACACACTTCTACTTGTACACAACCTTGCAAGATATTAAAATTTTGACATTTTTACCATCTTCTCAttaaatatatccctgtctgATGATGACCTGAGAAATGAGTGCGGAGCATTTCTTTAAATGAGTCGAGTCATGTTAACCCAGTCACAGAAGACTAATTATTTACATAAAGGCACAAGTTAGTAATCTATTAGGAAGGGACAGCTTGTAATAGTTCCTGGTCAATGCATTAGGCCCAGGAATCGTCAACGACAGCCCCGTGTTAGTGGGAGGTGAACTCATATCACTAAAGTTAGTAACAAATTTTATATGAAACCAATACGTTGTAACTAGTGATGCACGGGTTAGATAAAATGGACCCACAGTAAACCTTTCCCCATCATATCAGTGTGCACCTGGAACCACACAATGCTGCCACTTCCCCGAATTAAACCGGCCTACAAGGCATTATTTAAAAGTTTTGTGGAATACTTCAAATAACAGAAGTATTCTTCAGTTTCTAAGATTCCCGAGATTGTTTCCAATAATTGGTCAGATAAAAATGTTCAGTGTGGGATCTGTGCCTAGTTTGGCCAGCCAGTGATCAACTATGATCAAATGTTAATTGGGATAGCCAGTTGTTTTGTGTCTACAAGAGGCGATTTGGGAAGAAATGCGGTCTAAAACAGCCAAAATAGACCGAAAGTTCTATGTATATTGGTAAGTTTACCATGACCAACTTTTTGGATAAAACTGGTAGAGAGCACTATCTGGGGAAAGAAGATGCCAAAAATGAGCACCAGTAGACTATACTGACCAAGACCTTTCCTGAAAACCTCCATTCTATGACATTTGTTATAATAAAGCACAACAATCGCATGATGCCCCCAAGACAACCTGTCACTCATGTTCTCGTCCGAGCCCTTCTGTTCTTCATACTCCATCTTGTCTTTGTGTCCATGGCCTATGTCTTCTCCTTCCACCACAACTCCCTCATCCGGGATTTCAGGACCATGCCTTGGAGGAGCAATTTTCCTTTTCTTAATTTTACATTTAGCTAGCTCCAGGTGCTGATAATGTTTGGCGTCATTGTCCATTGACTGGTCGAGGCTTTGCGATAGGGTCAATGTACTAGTGACTTCAGCTGGTGGGTCTATCGCCATCCGTTTCACTTTCCTTCTCCGTCTTAAGGTCCTGCTCCCCAAGGTATCAACGACCAAGTCAGATTCGTGCCACAAAGGCCTTTTACTACGTATACTGTTCATGTTGGATGACGGTCTCCTTTTAGCCAGTAACAGCTGATCGTCGGAGTCGCTGTCTTTTTTATTATTGCCAACACATTCACGATAGTCCTTGTTTTGTTCTTCTAGACTGGATTCTGACCCATCACTTAGGCAGTGTCCTGTCTCCCACGGGTGATGGGTATTATCGGATCGCCTTTTCCTCCCTCTCCGTTTCCGAGCCTGCCGTTTCAGAAGACAGGAGATGCTCCGGGAGTGGTCTCCGGTATCGGCAAAACATCCCCTGGCCTGTTCGGAGCTTTCTTCCAGCGCTGACACAAGATCATGGACAAGCTCCTCCATAGTCTTACTGAAATGCCTGCAGAAAAACAACAAAGATGTTAAACCCTGCAAAGACAACACACATCAACATGATACAACTAAACAATCAACAATACAACTAAACTAAATACAACTaaacttttgtgaatttatatcaACAGAGAATTGAGCACACGTTACTAGCagatagttatcatcatcatttatttatatagcgccactgattccgcagcgctgtaaagagaactcattcacatcagccccattggagcatacagtctaaattccctaacacacacacacacacacacacacacacacacacagacagacagagagtgagagagagatagagactacggtcaattttaatagcagccaattagtatgcttttggagtgtgggaggaaaccggaacacccggaggaaacccacgcaaacacgggaggaacatacaaactccacacagataaggccgtggtcgggaattgaactcatgaccccagcgctgtgaggcagaagtgctaaccactaagctaccgtgctgcccgatCCAGTTATTAACTAGATCGTAAGCAAAAATGATGGCTTAACAAACATTACAAACTTGATATAACAGAGCAGGAAGATATGTGCAGAGTATGTAAAACAAGGGACTATTGTTGGATATCAATTCTATATTTACAACACACACTTCAATCAAATTCAATGCGATCATTTTGGGTAAAAATGCATCACCTCATCTGATTGGATAGTTCCCTGATTTGGCCATCTGTCACTCAAACACGTCGATACAGGATACCAACCACTCCCACAACTAGCACGGTTTCCAAGATCACAGCGAATGGTCATATATACATGTCTACATATACATGTCTGGTCATATCCTTCTGCTGCAGGACACAGGagaattttaaatttcagtactCGACACCTCTTGTGTCAAGAGCACTGATTGGACGGTGGGACTGGTCTCCAATCACGTGTTCTCTGAATGCAGCGAGATCAGGAATGAAGGAGGCTGTTCTACAACCACTACTGAATCACTAGAGATGGGTCCAGTCCTTCTGACAGCTGGAGGACTGGTGTTTGTATCATCTTTTAAGTGAGGttggaatttttatttaaataaaggaacATTATCAGAAATGTGGACTTAATTATATAACTACGATCAGCAGCAACATATGTCAAACTTAGCAGATAAAAGTTTCCCACATCTGGCGGAATTTAATATATTGGCTTTCATGTggctattattatatacattcatttatatttctTGCCGATACGTGAAATACATGACAGAAAAGACACAAGTTAAAAATATCAATTTAAAACAatcttgtgacatcactgacaaatGAGGTGCAGAGTGCCTcacgcctcagtgatgtcactaatgcAGCAATAGGCTGAACAATGGTTCAGACTACATAATGGCTGCCTCATCCGTGCGCAGACGACGGGTCCACTTTAATACATAGTGACAGAGTCACTGTGAGACTTGATATATGCAAGGCTGGTGTTGTTAGTATAGTGGTTACTTCATTTCAGAAACCACAATTGTCATGTGTCAATAGTCAAATctccacatatataatatatatatatatctctataataaAAAAGCCTAGCGGCAAGTaatagtctgtgtgtggggaaaaaaaaaacccagctgcagcgccacctgctggccggagttatacactgacctactaaattcttagtgtgtgtgggaaaaaaaaa encodes the following:
- the GPATCH2 gene encoding G patch domain-containing protein 2 gives rise to the protein MVGVAKKHIRANKGTSWHFSKTMEELVHDLVSALEESSEQARGCFADTGDHSRSISCLLKRQARKRRGRKRRSDNTHHPWETGHCLSDGSESSLEEQNKDYRECVGNNKKDSDSDDQLLLAKRRPSSNMNSIRSKRPLWHESDLVVDTLGSRTLRRRRKVKRMAIDPPAEVTSTLTLSQSLDQSMDNDAKHYQHLELAKCKIKKRKIAPPRHGPEIPDEGVVVEGEDIGHGHKDKMEYEEQKGSDENMSDSESSSISSSDAGLFTNDEGRQGDDEQSDWFYESESGGACGMTGVIPWWEQQDSGEIERELPDPVFESILTGSFPLMSHSTQRGFQARLSHLHAMQARSLRKSSLNPSPLISSPGASNNDRLAHFSQDPHHHDHWFSPGARKEHSQLLRETRSDRGHKKNCSVKTASRQTSVHLGSLFMGDIKRRRKAAPLPGPTVSGFIGENAQPIPDNNIGNRMLQSMGWTPGTGLGPDGKGIPEPIRALQRPKGLGLGFS